Proteins encoded by one window of Nocardia goodfellowii:
- a CDS encoding ABC transporter ATP-binding protein, with the protein MRLELRGLTKKFGDFVADDAIDLVVAPGQIHAILGENGAGKSTLMNMLYGILEPTEGQILIDDAPVRFRSPGDAIAAGIGMVHQHFKLVGPFSVADNVQLGREHARAGILDRAAARRAVREVSERYGLALDPDAVCENLPVGVQQRVEIVKALSGHTELLILDEPTAVLTPPEVAELLAIMRNLARSGMSIIFISHKLKEVKAVADTITVIRRGKVVAEASPEDGEAELAAAMVGREVSLTVDKSPATPAGNALEIRDLTVLDDRGVPVLDGLNLTVRAGEIVGLAGVEGNGQTELARAILGTLTPATGSIEMAGAEVTRWHPYRRIAAGLGYIPEDRARDGLVGDFTVAENIVLNQYREAPLSHRGVVDDTAVRAVAAKAIAEFDIRTQGPEETVSALSGGNQQKVIIAREFSRPRKVLVAAQPTRGVDIGAIEFIHARLVAERDTGTAVLLISAELDEILALSDRVAVIYNGQIVGEVAPDSPRSDIGQLMIGHRPETPGGEA; encoded by the coding sequence ACGTGGGCTGACCAAGAAGTTCGGCGATTTCGTCGCGGATGACGCGATCGACTTGGTGGTGGCGCCGGGTCAGATCCACGCCATCCTCGGGGAGAACGGTGCGGGCAAGTCCACGTTGATGAACATGCTGTACGGGATCCTGGAACCCACCGAGGGGCAGATCCTGATCGATGACGCGCCGGTGCGATTCCGTTCGCCCGGCGACGCCATCGCCGCCGGAATCGGCATGGTGCACCAGCATTTCAAGCTGGTGGGCCCGTTCAGTGTCGCCGACAATGTGCAGCTGGGGCGCGAGCACGCCAGGGCCGGAATCCTCGATCGCGCCGCGGCCCGGCGCGCGGTGCGGGAGGTGTCGGAACGCTATGGGCTGGCCCTGGACCCGGACGCCGTCTGCGAAAACCTCCCGGTGGGTGTGCAGCAGCGCGTGGAGATCGTCAAAGCGCTTTCCGGGCACACCGAATTGCTGATCCTCGACGAACCCACCGCGGTGCTCACACCACCCGAGGTGGCCGAACTGCTGGCCATCATGCGGAATCTGGCGCGCTCGGGCATGTCGATCATCTTCATCAGCCACAAACTGAAGGAGGTGAAGGCGGTCGCCGACACGATCACGGTCATCCGGCGCGGCAAGGTGGTCGCCGAGGCCTCGCCCGAGGACGGTGAGGCGGAGCTGGCGGCCGCCATGGTGGGCCGCGAGGTGTCCCTCACCGTCGACAAGTCCCCCGCCACTCCGGCCGGAAACGCCTTGGAGATCAGAGATCTCACCGTTCTCGACGATCGCGGCGTCCCGGTCTTGGACGGCTTGAATCTGACTGTGCGCGCCGGTGAGATCGTCGGCCTGGCCGGTGTGGAGGGCAACGGGCAGACCGAATTGGCCCGAGCCATCCTCGGCACGCTCACGCCGGCGACCGGTTCGATCGAGATGGCCGGCGCCGAGGTCACCCGCTGGCACCCGTACCGGCGCATCGCGGCCGGTCTGGGCTACATCCCGGAGGATCGGGCCCGGGACGGGCTGGTCGGTGATTTCACCGTCGCCGAGAACATCGTGCTCAACCAGTATCGGGAGGCGCCGCTGTCCCACCGCGGTGTGGTCGATGACACGGCGGTGCGCGCCGTCGCCGCGAAAGCCATCGCCGAGTTCGATATTCGCACGCAGGGGCCCGAGGAGACGGTGTCCGCGTTGTCCGGCGGCAACCAGCAGAAAGTCATCATCGCGCGCGAGTTCTCCCGCCCGCGCAAGGTGCTCGTGGCGGCGCAGCCGACCCGCGGCGTGGATATCGGCGCGATCGAATTCATCCATGCCCGGCTGGTCGCCGAACGGGACACCGGCACCGCCGTACTGCTCATCTCCGCGGAGCTCGACGAGATTCTGGCCCTGTCGGATCGGGTGGCCGTCATCTACAACGGTCAGATCGTGGGCGAGGTGGCGCCGGACAGTCCGCGTTCGGATATCGGACAGCTCATGATCGGTCACCGCCCCGAGACCCCGGGAGGCGAGGCGTGA